The sequence GAGCGCTCGGTACGGCGCTCGCGGGCGTCGCCGCGCTCGCGCTCGGCGCCACGGCGCTCACGGCCGGGATCGCTCCCGCGAGCGCGGCGGAGCAGGAGGCTGCCGTACCGGCGCACGCGCTCACCGGCTACTGGCAGAACTTCGACAACGGCGCGACGGTCCAGACCCTCGCGGACGTCCAGGACCAGTACGACATCATCGCGGTCGCCTTCGCGGACGCGACCGCGACCCCAGGCGCGGTCGACTTCTCGCTCGACTCGGCGGGTCTCGGCGGTTACACCGAGGAGCAGTTCAAGGCCGACGTGAAGGCGAAGCAGGCCGAGGGGAAGAGCGTGATCCTCTCGGTGGGCGGCGAGAAGGGCACGGTCAGCGTCAACGACGACGCCTCTGCGGGGGCGTTCGCGGATTCGGTGTACGCGCAGATGCAGGAGTACGGCTTCGACGGGGTCGACATCGACCTTGAGAACGGCCTCAACTCCACTTACATGTCGAAGGCGTTGCACGACCTCGCCGCGAAGGCGGGTTCGGGCTTCGTCCTGACGATGGCGCCGCAGACGATCGACATGCAGTCGACGTCGAACGAGTACTTCAAGACGGCGCTGGACGTGAAGGACATCCTGACCGTCGTCAACATGCAGTACTACAACAGCGGTTCGATGCTGGGCTGCGACGGCCAGGTCTACGCACAGGGCACAGTCGACTTCCTCACCGGACTCGCGTGCATCCAGCTCGAAGGCGGCCTCGACCCGGCGCAGGTGGGCATCGGCGTCCCGGCCTCGTCGAGCGCGGCGGGCGGCGGCTACGTCGAGCCCGGCGTGGTGAACGCGGCGCTGGACTGCCTGGCCAAGGGCACGAGTTGCGGCAGCTTCAAGCCTGACAAGACGTACCCGGGCATCCGGGGCGCGATGACGTGGTCCACCAACTGGGACGCCGCGGCGGGGAATTCCTGGTCGGACGCGGTGGGCGCGCACGTGCACGGGCTGTAACCCGCGCGGCGGGACGGCGGTACGGGGTACGGGGACGAGCCGCTTGCTCGTCCCCGTACCCCGTACCCGTTATGTCGTACGGCTGCCGTGACGCTGCGGGCGGCGTTCAGGCCGGGCTGCCGGGCGGGGGCGGGGTGGCGGGCCGTGCGGCCGGTCGCCCCGCCCCGGCGTCACTCCTCGAAGTGCGCGTCGAGCGCGGTGTCCAGTTCCTCGGTCCAGCGGCTCAGTGTCGCCTTGTCCGGGGCCTGGACGTCGTGCGGGTACCAGCGCTCGTCGGGGGTGTGCACGGTGACGGTGAGACGGCGGCCGATGCGCGAGGTGCCGTACTCGACGGCGGCCACCTCGCTCCAGGTCCACTCGCACGCCTGGTCGTCGAGCGCGTAGCGGACGCCGTCGCGGTCGAGCGTGACGGAGCCGCGCCGGTCGGCGGCGGTGAACGCGGCGTCGGCGCGGAGGTTCTCGTCCGCCTCCTCGGCCTCGGCCTTGTCCTCGTCCTCGTCGGCGGGGGCGTCCGCGTCATCGGGGGCCGGGGCCGGGGTGCTGGCGTCCGGCTCGGCTGCCTCCCGTTCGGTGGGGGCGTCGGGGGCCTCGTCGTCGGCCGCCGCTTCGGCTGGGGCGGCAGCCGCGGGGGCGCCTCCTGAGCCGGATTCGGCGTCGGCCCCGGTACGCGCCTCGGCTTCGGGGCCGGGGGCCGCGTCGGCCGGCTCCGCGTCAGGGTCGGGTGCGGGCGCGGCGGCGTCCGTGCCGGGGCGCGCCTCGGGGGCCGCTTCCTGCTCCGTACCGGGCGCGTCCGTCCCCGTACGAGGACTCGGCACCGTGAGGCCGGGGATCAACGCCGGATCGGCGGCGGCGCCGATGGGCGGAAGGTTCGGTTCACTCTGCTTCTGCTCCACGGGGCGCAGTATGACGGACGCGCCTGTGGAACGCAGGTTCGGGTGCGCGGGACACACAGATCCCACCACACACGGGCACCACGAAGGCCCCGCCTGTGGACAACTCGGCAGATCCTGAGAATCCGCTCACTCGATGAGGTGAGGGCGTGAGCGGGTTCCTCGGGGTTGTCCACAGATTGGGGGTGGGTGGGGTGGGGAGGGGGGTGGCGGCTGGAAGACTTGAACGCGTGGAGGTGGCCCCCCCTTTGGGAGGGCGGGTCATGCGCTGGGGACGGTTGTGGGGGGAGGTGTGGCGGGGTGCGGGGGTGCGGGGGTGCGGGGGAGGAGGAAGCGCGGGGGCGAGAGGAGGAGGTGCGGGTGCCGCAGAGAGGCGGGTCCGGGGGCCGTATGCGGGGCGGGGGGTGCCAGGGACGCGGAGAACCGGATGCGGGGTGCCGGGGGCCGGGGGCCGGGCAGAGGAAAACCGGATGCGGGTTCCGGGGAGCCGGGGCAGGGGGAACCGGGTGCGGGGCACCGGGAGGCCGGGAGGCCGGGAGGCCGGATGGGGGGGCGCCCTGGAGCCGGACAGAGGGGAACCAGGTGCGCAGCGCCGGGGAGCCGGAGCACAGCCGAACCGGGTGCCGGACACAGGGGCCGGTGCGGAGTCACGGGGGGGGGACACCAGGCGCCGAGGGCCCCCCAGTACGGACGCCGCGCCGAAGCCCGGTACAGCCCTCCCACGCCCACGTCGGAATTCCGCCAGCCCCACACCCCCGCCCCCAGTTGACTACCCCCATGACCAACACCACCCAACCCCCCGCCACCCCGCACCTACCCCCCACCGCGACCTCCCCCACACCCCCCACGACGGCCGCCCCCACACCCCCCACCACAACCTCCCCCTCCCCCACCTTCCGCGCCCTCCACACCCCCGCCGCGCCCCTCGCCCTCGCCAACGCCTGGGACGTCGCCAGTGCCCGGGTGGTCGAGGCCGCCGGGGCTTCCGCCGTCGCGACCACCAGTGCCGGGGTCGCCTGGTCGCTCGGGGTCGCGGACGGGGATGTGCTGGGCCGGGACCGGGCCGTCGCGCTCGTCGGGCGGGTGGTGCGGGCGGTGGCCGTGCCCGTGACGGCGGATATCGAGGGCGGGTTCGGGCGGGACGCGGGGGAGGTCGCCGAGACGGTCGCCGAGGTGCTCGCGGCGGGGGCCGCGGGCGTCAACATCGAGGACGGTGCGCGGGAGCCCGGCGAGTTCGCCGAGCGCTTGGCCGCCGCGCGGGAGGCCGTGGAGCGGGCGGGCGGGGATCTGTTCCTCAACGCCCGTATCGATACGTACCTGCGCGGGCTCGGTGATCCGCGCACGCGGCTCGCGGAGACGCTGGAGCGGGCCCAGCGGTACGTGCGCGCGGGTGCGGACGGGATCTTCGTGCCCGGCGTGACGGACGCGGAGAGCATCGCGGCGCTCGCCGCAGGCATCCCCGTGCCCCTCAACGTCCTCGCCGGGCCCGGCACCCCGCCGGTCGCCGAGCTGGGACGGCTGGGCGTCGCGCGGGTGAGTCTCGGCTCGGCGGTCGCCGAGGCGGCGTACGCGGTGGCGCGGCGGGCCGCGCGGGACCTGCTCACCGGGGGCGGGTACGGGGTTCTCGCCGACGGGATCGCGTACCCGGAGCTGAACGGACTGCTCGCGGCGGCCCCCGGGGAGTGAGGACCGGACCCGGAGGCCACGCCCTGGCACGCGAGGCCAACCGCGAACCGTCTCGCACCGCCCCCACCCAGACAGCACGCCGCCCCGCCCCCGTACGCGAAGAGACGCGACGGCGGGCGGGGCGGCGGGAAGCGGCGGCTCCGTAAGGCGGGGGCGAAACGGGGGGGGCGAGGGCGACAGGGCGGGTCCGGAACCGGAACCAAGACAGGCACCGGAGCCGCCAACCGTACGAAGTCGGCGAACAGGCCCCGCCCCACCTCATCCCGTCCCGAACACCTCACCGCGCCCCCGACACCTGCCCCCCGCACTCGCCCGCCGGGACTCAGCTGTCCAGCACAGCCAGCGCGTCGATCTCGATCAGCAGGCCCTTCGGCAGTCCCACGTACACCGTCGTCCGGGCCGCGGGGGCCTGCGTGAGGCCCTGCTCCTCGAAGTAGGCGTTGTAGATCTCGTTCATCTCGGCGAAGTGGTCGACGTCGGTCAGGTAGACGCGCATCATCATCACGTCGTCCCAGCTCGCGCCGCCCTCCTCAAGGATCGCCTTGACGTTGGCGAAGGTCTGGAGGGTCTGCTCGCGCAGGGTGGGGCCCGCGGGGGTGGGGGCCTGGCCCTCGACGGCGGGGAGGAAGCCGACCTGGCCGGCGACCTGGAGGATGTTCCCCTTCTTCACGCCGTGGGAGAACTTCGCGGGCGGGACGGTGTGCGTGGCGGGGGTGAGGGCGGTCTTCTCGGTCGGCATGGCGGGTCAGGCTTCCTTGTTCGGCGTTTCACTGGCGGCAACGGGCGCGCCCGGCACGGGCGATCCCGACACGGTCCCACCCGGCACGGGCGATCCCGACACGGTCCCACCCGGCACGGGCGATCCCGACACGGTCCCACCCGGCACGGGCGTTCCCGCGTACTCCCGGCTCACGGCGTCGGCAGTGCGGCGCACGAGCGGGAGAAGACTGAGCAGGTCGTCCGCGCTGACGACGACGTTCGGCGCGGAGACGGAGAGGGCGGCGACCACGCGTCCGTCGGCGCCGCGCACGGGGGCGGCGACGCAGTTGATGGACTCCTCGTGGCCGCCGAGGTCGGTGGCCCAGCCCTGTTCGCGTACGCGCGCGAGTTCCTTGAGGTACGCGGCTGCGTCCGGGGTCGAACGGGGCGTGTAGCGCGGGTAGTCGAGGCGTTCGGCGACGGCGCGGCGCTCGGGCTCGGGGAGGTCGGCGAGGATGAGTTTCGCGACGGCGGCGACGGTCATCGGGACGGTCTTGCCGACCCGCGAGTACATGCGGACCGGGTAGCGGCTGTCGACCTTGTCGAGGTAGACGACCTCACCCTCCTCGTGCACGGCGAGGTGGACGGTGTGCCCGCACGTCTCGCCCAGGCGGACGAGGTGCGGGTGCGCGATGCCGCGTACGTCCAGGTGCTCGACGGCCTGCGCGGCGAGCGCGAAGAGCCTCGAGCCGAGGCGGTAGCGGCCGTCGTGCTGGCGGTAGACGAGGCCGTGTTCGGCGAGGGTGCGGAGCAGGCGCAGCGCCGTGGACTTGTGCACGTCGAGGCGTTCCGCGACGCCGCCGAGGTCGGCGGGGCCCTCGGCGAGCAGCGGCAGGATGCTCAGCGCGCGATCGACGGTCTGGCTCATGCCCCGGCCGCCTCGGCCGACCGAGCAGCCCCGCCCGCCTCAGCCGCCTCGGCCGACTGAGCAGCCCCACCCGCCCCAGCCGCCTCAGCCGACTGAGCCGCCTCGGCCCACCCCGGTCCCAGCGCGAGCCCGCCCCACTCCTCCGCGTCGAGCGCGGCGAGGCGGTCGGTGAGGGCGCACGGCGGGGGTGTCGTGAGGTCAGCGGCCACGGTGAGGACGTTCGCGGCGAGCAGGTGTCCCTGCCGCAGCCGGTCCGCGACGGGCAGGCCGCGCAGGAGTCCGGAGAGGTACCCGGCGGCGAAGGCGTCGCCCGCGCCGACCGGCGCGACGACGTCGACGCGCGGCGCGGGCTCGTGGATCACGGCGTCGGGGGCGGTACGGAGGGCCGCGGGCGCCTCGCCGGTACGGGGATCGCCGGCCCCGTTCGCCGGAGTCGCGTCCTCCCCGGCCCCGGAGCGCGTGAACACCGTCGCGCCGCCCGCGCCCTGCTTGACGACCAGCGTCGTCGGTTCGGGGAGCGCGTCGCGCACCGCCTGCGGGCCGCCCGTGACACCCCACGCCGTCTCCGCCTCGTCCTCGCCGACGAAGACGAGGTCGGCGCCGCGCGCGAGGCCGAGCAGGACCTCGCCCGCCGCCGCCCTGTCGGGCCACAGGCTCGCCCGGAAGTTCACGTCGAACGAGACGAGGGGGCGCCCCGGCGCCCGCTCGGTGAGGGTGCGCAGGAGGGCGAGGCAGTCGGGCGAGAGCGCGGCGGTGATGCCGGTCACGTGGAGGACGCGGGTGTCGCGCAGCGCGTCGAGCGGGACGGTGTGCGGGGACATCGCGGAGGCGGCGGAGCCCGCGCGGTAGTAGACGACCTCGAAGGCGGCGTCGGCGTCGCGGTCGGCCGCCGTGCGGAAGTAGATGCCGGTGGGGCGGGCGGGGTCGCGTGTGACGGCGCTCGTGTCGACGCCGTACGCCGCTATGGCGTCCACGAGGTGCTCGCCGAAGCCGTCCGCGCCGACCCGGCTCACCCAGCGGGCGCGGTGCCCGGCGGCGGCGAGGGCGCAGGCGACGTTGGACTCGGCGCCGCCGATGGCGCGCGTGAAGGCGGGGACGTCGGCGAGGCGGCCGGTGGTCTGCGGGACGAAGGTGACCATCGACTCGCCGAGGCAGACGACCTCGGCGCCGGGGCCGCTCTCGCCGGTGCCCCCGGCCTGGCCGGGGGCCTGGGCCGGTGCCGGAACGGTGGCGGCTGCGGTGTCGGTCGCGCTCACGGTCTGCCTCTCGTCGTACGTACGGGGTGGAAGTTCCCGGGCCGGTGCGGGGCCGGCGTCCCACCCGCCTCATTGACCCCGACTCGTCCAGGATGTTAGACACCATGAAGCGACATACGCAATGAGCGTTGCACCCTGCGCAACACGGGCGGCCGGAAAACGCCGTCGCCCGCGCGAGGGGGGCGCGCCGCCTCGGCCCCTTGGGAGTACGTCATGACCGCTGGGCACAGCCGCCCCGCCGCCCTCGACCGGCTCGCGCTCGACCGGCTTTCCGCGGTCCGCGTGGACAGCCGCTTCAAGGGGCTGCCTCCGGACGCCGAGGGCCTGACCGTCGCCGAGCTGGCCGGACAGCGCAGGAACCTCTTCACGGGCGGATTCACGACCCCCGTGCTCGCGCTCTCGGCCGAGGCGCTGGAGCACAACCTCGCGCTCATGGAGACGTACACCGAGCGCCACGGCCTCGATTTCGCGCCGCACGGCAAGACGTCGATGGCCCCGCAGCTCTTCCAGCGGCAGCTGGAGCGCGGCGCCTGGGGCATCACGCTCGCGGTGCCGCACCAGGTCCGTGTCGCGCGCGCCTTCGGCGTGCCGCGCGTGTTCCTCGCCAACGAGCTGGTCGACGCGGCGGCGCTGCGCTGGCTCGCGGCCGAGCTGGCGGCCGACCCGGACTTCGTCTTCGTCTGCTACGTGGACTCGGTGCGGGGTGTGGAGCTGATGGACGCGGCGCTCCGCGAGGCCGCCGGGTCCCTGCCCGCCGGTCCGTCGAGCGCGCGGCGCGTGGACGTCGTCGTCGAGCTGGGCGCGGGCGAGGGCGCGCGGACCGGGGTGCGGACGGAGGCGGAGTGCGCTGCGGTCGCGGACGCGGTCGCCGCGACGGGCACGCTGCGGCTCGTCGGGGTCGCCGGGTACGAGGGCGAAGTACCCGAGGCGGACCCGGAGCGCGTGCTCGCGTGGCTGCGCAGGCTCACCACGCTCCTCGTGGACTTCGACGCTGCGGGCCGGTTCACGGCGGCGGGCACGGACGAGATCATCGTGAGCGCGGGCGGCAGCGCCTGGTTCGACGCGGTCGCGACCGCGTTCGCGGAGATCGGTGAACTGAGCGCGCCGGTAAGGAAGGTGCTGCGTTCGGGCGCGTACGTCTCGCACGACGACGGGCACTACAAGCACCTCACGCCGTTCAACCGCGTCCCCGACGAGGGCGCGCTGCACCCGGCCTTCCGGCTGTGGGCGCAGGTCGTCTCGCGCCCGTCCGCCGAGCAGGCGTTCGTCAACGCGGGCAAGCGGGACGCCGCATACGACCTCGACCTGCCCGAGGCGCAGGCGGTACGGGACGCGCGCACCGGCGAGGTACGCGGCGCCGGGGGCATCGCGGTGAGCGGGCTCTCGGACCAGCACGGCTGGGTGCGCACGGAGCCGGACGCGGAGCTCGAGGTCGGGGACTGGCTCGGCATGGGGCTCTCGCACCCGTGCACGTCCTTCGACAAGTGGCAGCTGATCCCCGTCGCGACGGCGGACGGCACGGTCACGGACTACGTACGGACGTTCTTCTAGGAATCCCCGGCACTCCCTCTGCCGCGTCCCTCCCCGAACAGGAAAAGCCCCATGCCCGCAGCACCCGCCCCCTCCCCCGGCCCCGAACTCCTCGTCCGTGACGCCCTCGTGGTCGACGGCTCGGGTGAAGAGCCCTACCGCGCCGACGTCTTGCTGCGCGGGGGCCGGATCGCGGGGATCGGGCGGGAGGGGGACGGGCGGCGCCTGTCGGCGGCGCGCACGCTCGACGCGGACGGGCTCGCGCTGGCCCCCGGCTTCATCGACATGCACGCCCACAGCGATCTCGCCGTGCTCCGCGACCCCGCGCACACGGCGAAGGTCGCGCAGGGCGTGACGCTCGAAGTCCTGGGCCAGGACGGCATTTCGTACGCCCCTGCCGACGAGCGGACGCTCGCCGAGGTGCGCCGCACGATCGCGGGCTGGAACGGCGGCGGGCCCGGGGACGACTCCGTGGACTTCGACTGGCGCACGGTGGGCGAGTACCTGGACCGGCTCGACCGGCAGGGCCTCGCCGTGAACGCCGCGTACCTCGTCCCGCAGGGCACGGTCCGGATGCACGCGATGGGCTGGGAGGACCGCCCGCCGACCGCCGCCGAGCTGGATCGGATGCGTCAACTCGTCGCGCAGGGGATGCGCGAGGGCGCGGTCGGCATGTCCTCGGGGCTCACGTACACGCCGGGCATGTACGCGAAGGACGCCGAACTGACCGAGCTGTGCCGGGTCGTCGCCGAGTACGGCGGCTACTACTGCCCGCACCACCGCTCGTACGGGGCGGGCGCGCTGGAGGCGTACGAGGAGATGGTCGCTCTCGCGCGCGAGGCGGACTGCCCGCTCCATCTCGCCCACGCCACCATGAACTTCGGCGTGAACAAGGGCCGTGCGGCGGAGCTGGTCTCGCTGCTCGACGGGGCGCTCGCGGCCGGCGCCGACATCAGCCTCGACACGTACCCGTACACCCCGGGTTCCACGACGCTCGCCGCCGTGCTGCCCAGTTGGGCGAGCGAGGGCGGCCCGGAGGCGACGCTCGCGCGGCTCGCCGACGCGGAGACCGCCGAACGCATCCGGCACGACCTCGAAGTGGTCGGCTCGGACGGCTGCCACGGGGTGCCGATGGAGTGGGGGACGATCGAGATCTCGGGCGTCACGAGCCCCGGGCTCGCGGACGCCGTGGGCCGTACGGTCGCCGAGTCCGCCGCCGCGCGGGGCGTCGCTCCGTGGGCGTACGCCCGCGAACTGCTCCTCGCCGACCGCCTCGGCCCGACGATCCTCCAGCACGTCGGGCACGAGGAGAACGTCCGCGCGATCATGCGCCACCCCGTGCACACGGGCGGCTCGGACGGCATCCTCCAGGGCGCGAAGCCGCACCCGCGCGCGTACGGCACGTTCCCGCAGTACCTGGGGAAGTACGTGCGGGAGGTGGGCATCCTCTCGCTCGCGGAGTGCGTCCAGCACCTCACCTCGCGCCCGGCGGCGCGCCTGCGGCTCCCCGACCGGGGCCTCGTGCGCGAGGGCTACCGCGCCGACCTCGTCCTCTTCGACCCGGCCACGGTCGCGGCGGGCTCGACCTTCGAGAGCCCGCGCACGCTCCCCGTGGGCATCCCGCACGTCTTGGTCGACGGGCACTTCGTGCTGCGCGACGGGGCCCGTACGGAGGCGACGCCGGGGCGTTCGGTACGGGGGACGGGGCGGCGCTGAGGCGCCGGACGGGCTCCGGGCGGGCCCTGGACTGACTTTGGACACGCCCCGGACCGACCCCGGGCGGGCCCCGGACCGGCCCCGGACCGGCCCCGGACCGGCACTCCGGAAAAAATCTTCGCCCATCCGTGAACTTTCCGCCGGACCCCGCCATCGAACCTCGTACACGCACGAGGAAAGGACGATGGCCATGACCGGCAGCCCGAACGAGATCACCGACACCGACCCCACCGTGGGCACCGCCGCGAAGCCCGGTCGCAAGGGCCGGATCGCGCGGCGCATAGCCGCACCGCTCGCCGCGCTCGCGCTCACCGGCGCGGTCGGGGCCGTCACGATGGCGCAGGCCAGCGCCTCCGGGACGAGCGCGAAGGCCGCGACGCCGACCTGCTCGACCTCCGGGCTCAGCGTCTCGCTGAGCAAGCGCCTCGCGGGCGGGATGAACCACGCGGGCGCGATCCTGGACCTCAAGAACACGAGCGGCCACACGTGCGCCCTGCGCGGCTACCCGGGCCTCGGCCTCCAGGACGCCAACGGCAAGACGCTCACGTCGAAGACGTCGTGGGGCAACACCTGGTACGCGCAGGACCCGGGCAAGACCACGCTGACCCTCAAGAACGGCCAGCGCGCCCAGGCCGTCATCGCCTGGACCCACGCCAACACCGGTACGCCGGAGGCCCGGCACGCCGCCAAGCTCGTCGTGACCCCGCCCGCCTCCACGACCCACAAGACGCTGAAGCTCGACGAGTGGGTGGACAACGGCCTGTTGAGCGTCACGCCGGTCGCGTACGCCTACAAGGTGAGCTGACCCGGGGCGCCGGAGCACCGGCAGGAGCACGAGTACGGACCCGGCCGAGGGGCCGGGGCACGCCGGGGGGCGTGCCCCGGCCCCTCGTCATGCCCCCGCTCCCGTTCCGGAAGCGCGCCTTCCACCCCAAATTCGCTCTCACGGGCGTGAGTTCGCTCTCGACGGGCACCCGGCTCCACACAGCGAAAGGCACACGAGCCGCACGATTCCCGCAGGAAAGGACCGCCCCGTGACCAGCTACGACAATCCCGCCTCCGGCACCTCCTACCACGGCCGCCCCGCGACCGGCACGCAGACGCCGGGGCTGGCGGTCGCCGCGCTCGTGACGGGTATCGGCGGACTGATCTTCTTCTGGCTCATCCCGATCCTCGGGCTCGCGCTCGGTGTGCTCGGCGTCGTCTTCGGCGTCATGACGACGCGCCGCGCGAAGGCGGGCGCGCCCGGCAAGGGCATGGGCACGGCGGGCATCGTGACCGGCGCCGTGTCGATCGTGGGCGCGCTCGTCTTCTGGGCGGTCGCCGTCGCGGTCCTCGCCTCCTGACCCGCCCCGGCACACCCCCGCGTCCCCGGCCGTCCTCCCTTGCGGAGGGCGGCCGTTCGTCTGCCCGCCCCCGGAAACCGCACCCCTCGCCGCCCCCGCCCCCACCTCCTCGCGTGACAGGGCGCCATTGACCCCCCGAATTCCGGGGATTACCTTGACGCTGCACATCGATCACATACGAGCACACCGTTCACGTACATGAACGCATCTGCGAGGACACCCATGCTGCCCGAGGGCCTGTACTCCTTCCCGCTCACCCCCTTCACCCCACAGGACACCTTCGCGCGCGACGTCTTCGCCGAGCACGTCGAGCAGCAGGTGGCCGCCGGGCCCGCCGCGCTCTTCGTGGCATGCGGCACGGGCGAGTTCTCGGCGCTCGACGCGGCGGAGCACCGCGCCGTCGTCGCGACCGCCGTGGAGGTCGCGGCCGGGCGCGTCCCGGTGTACGCGGGCGTCGGCGGCGGCCCGCGCCTCGCCGCCGGCTTCGCGCGCGGCGCCGCCGAGGCCGGCGCCGACGGGCTGCTCCTCATGCCCCCGTACCTCATCGAATCCGCCCCGGCGGGCCTCGTCGCGCACGTACGGCACGTGGCCGGGACGACCCCCCTGCCGCTCGTCGTCTACCAGCGCGCCAACGCCGTGCTCGACCCGCCGTCCGCTCTCGCGCTGCTCGACCTTCCGACCGTCGCCGGGATCAAGGAAGGGCGCGGCGACGTGGACGCGATGCAGCGGATCATCGCGACGGTACGGGCCTCGGGGCACCCCCGCGCGGAGAGCTTCGCGTTCGTCAACGGGCTGCCCACGGCCGAGGTTTCGGTGCCCGCCTACGAGGCGATCGGCGTCACCGGCTACTCCTCGGCGGTCCTGTGCTTCGCCCCGGACATCGCCGTCGCCTTCCACCGCGCGAGCACGCGCGGGGACGTCACCGCCGTGCGCACGCTGCTCGCCGAGTTCTACGTGCCGCTCGTGGGCCTGCGCGACAAGGCGCCCGGGTACGCGGTGGCCCTCCCGAAGGCGGGCGCGCGGCTCGCGGGCCTGGACGTCGGCCCCGTACGGCCGCCGTTGCTCGACGCGACCGAGGAGCACGTCGCCGAGCTGAAGGACATCATCGCGCGCGGCCGGGCGGCGCTCGCGGGCATCGCGGCGCGGGGAGTGGTCGCGTGAGCGCCGCCGCGCGCGGACCGCGCGTCACCGAGGCCGTCGTCACGCCGATCGCCTTCCCCGACCCGCCCCTCCTCAACGCCTCCGGGGTGCACCAGCCCTGGGCGCTGCGCACGATCGTCGAGATCCGCACCGACGAGGGCCTGTACGGGCTCGGCGAGACGTACGGCGACGCGGCGCACCTCGCCCTCGTGCGGCGGACCGCCGCCGCCCTCCCCGGCCTTGACGTCTTCGACCTCGCGGACGCCTACCGGCGGACCGCCGCCGCGCTCGACGGGGCGGCGGCCTCGGGCGACAAGCACGGCCTGATCGGGCCCGCCACGCGCGAGAAGACGCTGCTCCAGGTCTACTCGCCCTTCGAGGTCGCGTGCCTCGACGCGCAGGGCAAGGCGCTCGGCCGTCCGGTCTCCGACCTGCTCGGCGGGCGCTTCCGCGACGAAGTCCCCTTCTCCGCCTACCTCTTCTACAAGTGGGCGGGCCACCCGGGCGCGACCCCCGACTCCT comes from Streptomyces sp. Tu6071 and encodes:
- a CDS encoding 5-dehydro-4-deoxyglucarate dehydratase, yielding MLPEGLYSFPLTPFTPQDTFARDVFAEHVEQQVAAGPAALFVACGTGEFSALDAAEHRAVVATAVEVAAGRVPVYAGVGGGPRLAAGFARGAAEAGADGLLLMPPYLIESAPAGLVAHVRHVAGTTPLPLVVYQRANAVLDPPSALALLDLPTVAGIKEGRGDVDAMQRIIATVRASGHPRAESFAFVNGLPTAEVSVPAYEAIGVTGYSSAVLCFAPDIAVAFHRASTRGDVTAVRTLLAEFYVPLVGLRDKAPGYAVALPKAGARLAGLDVGPVRPPLLDATEEHVAELKDIIARGRAALAGIAARGVVA